Proteins encoded in a region of the Sulfurimonas marina genome:
- the pyrF gene encoding orotidine-5'-phosphate decarboxylase produces MELCVALDLPSKEENLALVEKIKNYNVWLKVGLRTYIRDGEEFLKALKDINPNFKIFLDLKLYDIPNTMADAAESIMGLGVDMFNVHASAGRRAMKEVMDRLSSYNERPIVLAVTALTSFAEDEFQAVYENSIATKADQFAKDAYECGLDGVVCSAFESASIKNITSKEFMTLTPGIRPFGEDAGDQKRVADVAYAQRAGVDFIVVGRPIYKAENPAEVVEKILEQL; encoded by the coding sequence ATGGAATTATGTGTAGCACTAGACCTTCCTTCTAAAGAAGAGAATCTCGCTTTAGTTGAAAAAATCAAAAATTACAATGTTTGGCTCAAAGTAGGGCTTAGAACTTACATTCGTGACGGTGAAGAGTTTTTAAAAGCACTCAAAGATATCAACCCAAATTTTAAAATCTTTTTAGATTTAAAGCTTTACGATATCCCAAATACTATGGCAGATGCTGCCGAGTCGATTATGGGGCTGGGTGTTGATATGTTTAACGTTCATGCAAGTGCAGGGCGTCGTGCTATGAAAGAGGTAATGGATAGACTTTCATCTTATAATGAACGTCCGATCGTACTCGCAGTAACGGCATTAACTTCATTTGCTGAAGATGAATTTCAAGCAGTATATGAAAACTCTATTGCGACAAAAGCTGACCAGTTTGCAAAAGATGCTTATGAATGTGGACTTGACGGTGTTGTTTGTTCTGCATTTGAGAGTGCATCGATCAAAAACATCACTTCAAAAGAGTTTATGACACTAACACCTGGAATCCGTCCATTTGGTGAAGATGCAGGTGACCAAAAACGTGTCGCAGATGTAGCTTACGCACAACGTGCCGGAGTGGATTTCATAGTAGTTGGACGTCCGATCTATAAAGCCGAAAATCCTGCTGAAGTAGTTGAAAAAATACTAGAACAACTTTAA